A stretch of Metabacillus sp. FJAT-52054 DNA encodes these proteins:
- a CDS encoding peptidyl-prolyl cis-trans isomerase — protein MNKRALWFVIIGLALLNFATFLFFMSKESAPDESSETVAKIGKTEVTREEWLAQLENRFGKETLEQMVNSRVVEELSKKYNITVKDETIDRELDMFKASSNVTESEGLENEKEWRKQIRYSILLEELLTRDVNVSEAAMKTYYSENKAQYAFDDAYHLSHIAVKSEKQAEDVIKELKAGSSFQALAEEHASASEQQGDLGFITEDQTSVPKAYRKAAASMGAGEYSKQPVKTDKGYAVLFLNEKINGRTYSYNEVKEQIRRQLALEQMEGEVSVKPLWEEAKAEWFYGQKD, from the coding sequence ATGAATAAAAGAGCCCTGTGGTTCGTGATTATTGGACTTGCTCTATTGAATTTTGCAACTTTCTTATTTTTTATGTCAAAAGAATCAGCTCCGGATGAATCTTCAGAAACCGTTGCAAAAATTGGGAAAACAGAAGTAACGAGGGAAGAATGGCTTGCACAGCTTGAAAACCGGTTCGGAAAAGAAACCCTCGAACAAATGGTGAACAGCCGTGTTGTTGAAGAGCTTTCGAAGAAATATAACATCACCGTTAAGGATGAAACCATCGACCGTGAGCTTGATATGTTTAAGGCTTCCTCTAATGTAACGGAGAGTGAAGGCTTGGAAAATGAAAAGGAATGGCGGAAACAGATTCGCTACAGCATTTTGCTTGAGGAGCTGTTAACGAGAGATGTGAATGTTTCCGAAGCAGCAATGAAGACCTATTATAGCGAAAATAAAGCTCAGTATGCGTTCGATGATGCCTATCACCTTTCGCACATTGCGGTGAAAAGTGAGAAGCAGGCGGAAGATGTGATTAAAGAGCTGAAAGCAGGATCCAGTTTTCAAGCTCTTGCCGAGGAACATGCGTCTGCTTCGGAACAGCAGGGAGACCTTGGTTTCATTACTGAAGACCAGACATCCGTTCCCAAGGCTTACAGAAAAGCGGCTGCTTCCATGGGAGCCGGGGAATATAGCAAGCAGCCGGTAAAGACAGATAAGGGATACGCCGTTTTATTTTTGAATGAGAAAATAAACGGGCGGACCTATTCATACAATGAGGTAAAAGAGCAGATCCGCCGCCAGCTTGCGCTTGAGCAGATGGAAGGGGAGGTCTCGGTCAAACCTCTGTGGGAAGAAGCAAAAGCAGAATGGTTTTATGGGCAAAAAGATTGA
- a CDS encoding serine/threonine-protein kinase: protein MKVADKILPGTKIKGKWHQNEYTVIKSLGKGANGAVYLVQRSSGLAALKLSDNSMSITSEVNVLKHFSKVQGKNLGPHLFDTDDWDQGGGSPVPSFYVMEYIKGVPFLDFVKARGAEWVPVLMLQLLGSLSNLHEAGWVFGDLKPENLIVTDSPVTVKIIDVGGTTGIGRSIKEYTEFFDRGYWGMGSRKADPGYDLFAAAMIAVNAGCGGRFLKNSEGEKLLFEKIDSVPLLYKQRSVLRKALKGQYAKAEEMKKELLRCLAEPEKRQTSSMGRSSRSGQKTASPPPKRHSAQKKPVTKRKRSSGGSHSSSGWMDTFIVVSGVFILYALYIYHFLLP, encoded by the coding sequence ATGAAGGTGGCCGATAAAATACTTCCCGGTACGAAAATTAAGGGAAAGTGGCATCAGAACGAATACACCGTGATCAAGTCTCTCGGAAAAGGAGCGAACGGGGCGGTCTATTTAGTTCAGAGGAGCAGTGGGCTTGCGGCGTTAAAACTGAGTGACAACAGCATGTCTATCACGTCTGAAGTGAATGTGCTGAAACACTTTTCAAAGGTCCAGGGGAAAAACCTTGGGCCTCATTTATTTGATACGGACGACTGGGATCAGGGAGGGGGAAGCCCCGTTCCTTCTTTTTACGTGATGGAATACATAAAAGGTGTTCCCTTTTTGGATTTTGTGAAGGCAAGGGGTGCTGAATGGGTGCCTGTCCTCATGCTCCAGCTTCTTGGCAGCTTGTCGAATCTGCATGAAGCCGGCTGGGTTTTCGGAGATCTTAAACCGGAAAATCTTATTGTAACGGATTCGCCTGTTACAGTTAAGATTATTGATGTAGGCGGAACAACAGGAATAGGCAGATCCATTAAGGAGTACACAGAATTTTTCGACAGAGGATACTGGGGAATGGGATCACGAAAAGCGGATCCCGGCTATGATCTTTTTGCCGCAGCCATGATTGCGGTCAATGCCGGCTGCGGGGGGAGGTTTCTTAAAAACAGTGAGGGAGAAAAGCTTTTATTTGAGAAAATTGACAGCGTACCGCTTCTTTATAAACAGCGAAGTGTTCTAAGGAAGGCATTAAAAGGACAATATGCCAAAGCGGAAGAGATGAAGAAAGAACTGCTTCGATGTCTGGCGGAACCGGAAAAAAGGCAAACGTCTTCAATGGGGAGAAGCAGCAGATCCGGGCAAAAAACGGCATCTCCTCCGCCAAAAAGGCATTCAGCCCAAAAGAAGCCCGTTACGAAAAGGAAAAGGAGCAGCGGCGGCAGTCATTCGAGCAGCGGCTGGATGGATACCTTTATTGTCGTAAGCGGAGTCTTTATATTGTATGCTCTCTACATCTATCATTTCCTGCTGCCGTAA
- a CDS encoding anthranilate synthase component I family protein, translated as MPKTVYYPFYKKIKRVNDFFHTYKSLSAGEKHHALLESGRGGRYSIAGLSPRSVISAKDHEIVLTEDGKQQTFKEEDALVWLQEWMAGVHVERNPELPDFQSGAIGFISYDAVRHFEKLQEKGEDDLQTPDFFWMIFHELAILDHEADEVYLIVLEDSSVPEQARLKLAELEDRWLNPPSYGERTQPTQAGSEPKLHFSPDQFKEAVIKIKDYIAAGDVFQVNLSTRQAAALHDHPIRIYEKLREINPSPYMSYLETPDFQIVSASPELLVKKSGTILSTRPIAGTRSRGKDDEEDVKLAAELIDNEKERAEHVMLVDLERNDLGRVCKYGTVEVNEFMAIERYSHVMHIVSNVQGELANGKNFSDIIRAVFPGGTITGAPKVRTMEIIEELEPKRRGIYTGSIGWIDFNGDLELNIVIRTLFAQNGMGYIQAGAGIVIDSNPDYEYKESLKKAAAVLKAAEQSEDLSD; from the coding sequence ATGCCAAAAACGGTTTACTATCCTTTTTACAAAAAAATAAAACGAGTAAATGACTTTTTTCATACATATAAAAGCCTTTCAGCTGGTGAGAAGCATCACGCACTGCTTGAAAGCGGCAGAGGAGGCCGATACAGCATAGCCGGATTGTCTCCGCGCTCTGTCATTTCCGCGAAAGACCATGAAATCGTGCTCACAGAAGACGGTAAGCAGCAAACTTTCAAAGAGGAGGATGCGCTTGTCTGGCTTCAGGAGTGGATGGCTGGCGTTCATGTCGAAAGGAATCCGGAGCTTCCGGACTTTCAAAGCGGAGCGATTGGCTTCATCAGCTATGATGCGGTTCGGCATTTTGAGAAGCTCCAGGAAAAAGGAGAAGATGATCTCCAAACACCTGATTTTTTCTGGATGATTTTCCATGAGCTTGCGATATTGGATCATGAAGCTGACGAAGTGTACCTGATTGTGCTGGAGGACAGTTCGGTACCAGAGCAGGCGCGGCTGAAACTTGCTGAGCTTGAGGACAGGTGGCTTAACCCGCCTTCATACGGAGAACGGACACAGCCTACTCAGGCGGGGAGCGAGCCTAAGCTCCATTTCAGCCCTGATCAATTCAAGGAAGCCGTGATAAAGATAAAGGATTACATTGCGGCAGGGGATGTGTTCCAGGTCAATTTATCGACAAGACAAGCTGCAGCTCTTCATGACCATCCCATCCGGATATATGAAAAATTAAGAGAGATCAATCCGTCTCCGTATATGAGCTATCTGGAAACACCGGACTTTCAAATCGTGTCTGCCTCGCCTGAGCTGTTAGTTAAAAAAAGCGGGACGATTCTTAGTACAAGACCGATTGCCGGAACGAGATCGCGTGGAAAGGATGATGAAGAGGATGTAAAGCTTGCTGCCGAGCTCATTGATAACGAAAAGGAACGGGCAGAACATGTCATGCTGGTCGACCTGGAACGGAACGACCTCGGCCGGGTGTGCAAATATGGAACAGTCGAAGTTAATGAGTTCATGGCAATAGAGAGATACTCCCATGTGATGCACATTGTTTCTAATGTCCAAGGAGAATTAGCAAATGGAAAAAATTTTTCCGATATTATCCGGGCCGTATTCCCGGGCGGCACAATAACAGGCGCCCCAAAGGTTCGGACGATGGAAATCATTGAGGAGCTTGAACCGAAACGGCGCGGAATTTATACAGGATCTATCGGATGGATTGATTTTAATGGCGATTTGGAGTTGAATATAGTTATCAGAACTCTTTTTGCCCAAAATGGAATGGGTTATATTCAGGCAGGTGCCGGTATTGTGATTGACTCGAATCCAGACTATGAGTATAAAGAGTCTCTGAAAAAGGCGGCCGCTGTCTTAAAAGCGGCAGAGCAGAGTGAAGACCTGAGCGATTAA
- the pabA gene encoding aminodeoxychorismate/anthranilate synthase component II, with translation MILMIDNYDSFTYNLVQYLGELGEELLVRRNDEITIQEIRELNPEFLMISPGPCSPNEAGISLEAIREFAGEIPIFGVCLGHQSIAQVFGGDVVRAERLMHGKVSEIQHDGQTIFSGIETPFLATRYHSLIVKNETLPDCFIVSAKTEQNEIMAIRHKELPIEGVQFHPESIMTSAGKKLLENFIQTYKKAEESIL, from the coding sequence GTGATTTTAATGATTGATAATTACGATTCATTTACGTACAACCTGGTACAGTATTTGGGAGAGCTTGGAGAAGAACTGCTGGTGAGGCGCAATGATGAAATCACCATTCAGGAAATTCGTGAGCTGAATCCGGAATTTTTAATGATATCCCCCGGACCATGCAGCCCGAATGAAGCAGGGATCAGCCTGGAAGCCATTCGTGAATTTGCAGGCGAAATTCCTATTTTTGGAGTATGCCTTGGCCATCAGTCGATCGCCCAGGTATTCGGCGGGGACGTTGTAAGAGCTGAACGGCTCATGCACGGAAAAGTATCCGAGATCCAGCACGATGGGCAAACGATTTTCAGCGGGATTGAAACACCATTTCTTGCGACAAGATATCATTCACTTATTGTGAAGAACGAAACCCTTCCGGACTGCTTTATCGTTTCCGCAAAAACAGAGCAGAATGAAATTATGGCCATCCGCCATAAAGAGCTTCCGATTGAAGGGGTGCAGTTCCATCCGGAGTCCATCATGACATCCGCAGGAAAAAAGCTGCTCGAAAATTTCATACAAACCTACAAGAAAGCGGAAGAGAGCATCTTGTAA
- the hpt gene encoding hypoxanthine phosphoribosyltransferase, translating to MMKQDIEKILVTEEEIQAKVKELGTLLTEEYKETFPLAIGVLKGALPFMTDLLKHIDTYLEMDFMDVSSYGSSTVSSGEVKILKDLNTSVEGRDILIIEDIIDSGLTLSYLVELFRYRKAKSIKIVTLLDKPSGRKADIQADYVGFEVPDAFVVGYGLDYIERYRNLPYVGVLKPRVYQNTN from the coding sequence ATGATGAAACAGGATATTGAAAAAATCTTGGTTACAGAAGAAGAAATACAGGCAAAAGTTAAAGAATTGGGAACACTGTTAACTGAAGAGTACAAAGAAACCTTTCCTTTAGCTATTGGAGTATTAAAAGGTGCACTGCCTTTTATGACAGATCTTCTTAAGCACATCGATACATATTTGGAAATGGATTTTATGGATGTTTCAAGCTACGGTTCATCAACTGTATCCTCAGGGGAAGTAAAGATCTTAAAGGATCTGAACACTTCTGTCGAAGGCCGTGACATCCTTATCATAGAAGATATTATCGACAGTGGTTTAACATTAAGCTATCTTGTGGAATTATTCAGGTATCGGAAAGCCAAGTCCATCAAAATTGTCACTCTTTTGGATAAGCCGAGCGGAAGAAAAGCGGACATCCAGGCTGACTATGTTGGATTTGAAGTGCCGGATGCCTTTGTTGTAGGATACGGGCTCGATTATATTGAGCGCTACCGTAATCTTCCTTACGTCGGCGTTTTGAAACCCCGCGTTTATCAAAACACCAACTGA
- the cysK gene encoding cysteine synthase A, whose protein sequence is MRVANSIHELIGETPIVKLNKLVEDDYADVYLKLEFMNPGSSVKDRIALAMIEAAEKNGSLKPGDTLIEPTSGNTGIGLAMVAAAKGIKAILVMPDTMSMERRNLLRAYGAELVLTPGAEGMGGAIRKAEELSKEHGYFMPQQFKNEANPEVHRLTTGPEIVRQMDQLDAFIAGIGTGGTITGAGEVLKEHFPGIKIYAVEPADSPVLSGGKPGPHKIQGIGAGFVPDILNTELYEEIIPVKNEDAFEYARLAAKQEGVLGGISSGAAIYAALKVAKELGKGKKVLAIIPSNGERYLSTPLYQFE, encoded by the coding sequence ATGCGTGTGGCAAATTCTATTCATGAACTGATTGGGGAAACCCCCATTGTAAAGTTGAATAAACTAGTTGAAGACGACTATGCAGATGTCTATTTAAAGCTTGAATTTATGAATCCCGGCAGCAGTGTAAAAGACCGTATTGCCCTTGCTATGATTGAAGCGGCAGAAAAGAACGGCAGTCTTAAGCCTGGCGACACGCTAATCGAGCCGACAAGCGGGAATACAGGAATCGGTCTTGCAATGGTTGCGGCGGCAAAAGGAATCAAAGCGATTCTTGTTATGCCGGATACGATGAGCATGGAGCGCAGAAACCTGCTGCGTGCTTATGGGGCTGAGCTTGTGCTGACGCCCGGAGCAGAAGGAATGGGCGGTGCGATCCGCAAGGCGGAAGAGCTGTCCAAGGAACATGGTTACTTCATGCCTCAGCAATTCAAAAACGAAGCGAACCCTGAGGTCCATCGTCTGACAACTGGTCCGGAAATTGTTCGTCAAATGGATCAGCTTGATGCGTTTATCGCAGGTATTGGGACAGGCGGAACCATCACGGGTGCCGGCGAAGTTTTAAAAGAGCATTTTCCAGGAATTAAGATTTATGCAGTGGAGCCGGCCGATTCTCCGGTCCTATCCGGAGGAAAGCCAGGACCTCATAAAATCCAGGGAATCGGAGCGGGATTTGTTCCTGACATCCTGAACACGGAGCTTTATGAAGAGATCATCCCTGTAAAAAATGAAGATGCTTTTGAATATGCACGCCTTGCTGCGAAACAAGAGGGTGTTCTAGGAGGGATTTCCTCCGGTGCAGCCATCTATGCAGCGCTGAAGGTTGCGAAAGAGCTGGGCAAAGGCAAAAAGGTTCTAGCGATCATTCCTAGTAATGGAGAACGTTACTTGAGCACACCGCTTTACCAATTTGAATAG
- the tilS gene encoding tRNA lysidine(34) synthetase TilS — protein MVPFIQFIQKHKLIEPSSTILAGVSGGPDSLSLLHMLLRIRKEWELNLVVLHVDHMFRGKESEEEMEFVRSFCREHDVPFESCQADAGAYAISHQMSAQEAARACRYQFFEKMMNQYQASALALGHHGDDQVETILMRLVRGGKGTALAGIQPKREFAGGFIIRPLLGMTRQEILDYCEKERLAPRFDPSNEKDTYTRNRFRKRILPFLKEENPQVHEKFQAFSENLTEDERYLQELTEHEMNTVWRRGDGFAELEIDLLKRLPLPLQRRGIQLILNYLYKSVPSSLSSIHTESVLSLLSQSHPSGSLHLPNGLKAVKSYNLCMFTFEQAEPEPYHLELPIPGEAMLPSGGRIEAKLITESPGADRGKNSLLIKRDKVLLPLSVRSRKNGDKLKLKGMNGTKKVKDIFIDKKIAIEARNQWPVLEDANGTILWLPGLTKSAWEENDWSEGEFIFLQYHQQGSSRGQNTHDETGY, from the coding sequence GTGGTACCCTTTATTCAATTTATACAAAAGCATAAGCTGATCGAACCCTCTTCAACCATCTTGGCAGGCGTATCAGGCGGTCCTGACTCGCTTAGTCTGCTGCACATGCTCCTCCGCATCCGTAAAGAATGGGAATTGAATCTTGTTGTTCTGCATGTAGACCACATGTTCAGGGGAAAAGAATCTGAAGAAGAGATGGAATTTGTCCGATCCTTTTGCAGGGAGCATGATGTACCTTTCGAAAGCTGCCAGGCAGATGCAGGAGCTTATGCCATATCCCATCAAATGAGTGCGCAGGAAGCAGCAAGAGCATGCCGCTATCAGTTTTTTGAAAAAATGATGAATCAATACCAGGCATCAGCCTTAGCGCTGGGCCACCACGGAGACGATCAGGTTGAAACCATATTAATGAGGCTGGTCCGCGGCGGCAAAGGTACGGCACTTGCCGGAATACAGCCCAAACGGGAGTTTGCCGGCGGATTCATTATACGGCCCCTTCTCGGCATGACTCGGCAGGAAATCCTGGATTATTGCGAGAAGGAAAGATTGGCCCCCCGATTTGATCCGAGCAATGAAAAAGACACTTATACACGAAACAGGTTCCGAAAGAGGATCCTCCCTTTTCTGAAAGAAGAAAACCCTCAAGTGCATGAAAAGTTCCAGGCATTCAGCGAAAACTTAACAGAAGACGAGCGGTATTTGCAGGAATTAACGGAGCATGAGATGAATACAGTATGGAGAAGAGGAGACGGTTTTGCAGAGCTTGAAATCGATCTGCTGAAAAGGTTGCCTTTACCTTTACAAAGAAGAGGGATTCAACTAATATTAAACTATCTTTACAAAAGTGTTCCGTCTTCATTATCATCCATACATACAGAAAGCGTTCTATCTTTGCTTTCCCAATCTCACCCTTCCGGATCTCTCCATCTTCCAAATGGTTTAAAGGCCGTTAAATCCTATAACCTCTGCATGTTTACTTTTGAACAAGCAGAACCGGAACCGTACCACCTGGAATTGCCAATTCCGGGCGAGGCTATGCTTCCCTCAGGAGGCCGTATAGAAGCGAAGCTGATTACTGAGAGTCCAGGTGCTGACAGGGGAAAGAACAGCCTTCTTATAAAGCGGGACAAAGTCCTGCTGCCGCTTTCAGTCCGTTCCAGGAAAAATGGGGACAAACTGAAACTCAAAGGCATGAATGGCACAAAAAAAGTCAAAGATATATTTATTGACAAGAAGATCGCAATTGAAGCCAGGAATCAGTGGCCGGTTCTTGAAGACGCAAATGGAACGATTTTGTGGCTGCCGGGTCTGACGAAATCAGCCTGGGAGGAAAATGATTGGTCTGAGGGCGAATTCATTTTTTTACAATATCATCAACAAGGATCTTCTAGGGGGCAAAACACACATGATGAAACAGGATATTGA
- the ftsH gene encoding ATP-dependent zinc metalloprotease FtsH yields the protein MKRIFRNTIFYLLIFLVVIGIVSTFNGQNPKTEPLTYTNFVSKLEAGDVKQITAKPVRGVFEVKGQLKGAKKDEYFLTHVPSESIDKITAAAKSSQTEFQPAEETSGWVTFFTSIIPFVIIFILFFFLLNQAQGGGSRVMNFGKSKAKLYSEEKKKVKFKDVAGADEEKQELVEVVDFLKDPRKFSELGARIPKGVLLVGPPGTGKTLLARAVAGEAGVPFFSISGSDFVEMFVGVGASRVRDLFENAKKNAPCIIFIDEIDAVGRQRGAGLGGGHDEREQTLNQLLVEMDGFSANEGIIIVAATNRADILDPALLRPGRFDRQITVDRPDVKGREAVLKVHSRNKPLDNSVDLKAIAMRTPGFSGADLENLLNEAALVAARTNKKKIDMLDIDEATDRVIAGPAKKSRVISEKERNIVAYHEGGHTIIGHVLDEAEMVHKVTIVPRGQAGGYAVMLPKEDRYFMTKPELLDKITGLLGGRVAEEIVFGEVSTGASNDFQRATGIARRMVTEFGMSDKLGPLQFGQSQGQVFLGRDINNEPNYSDAIAHEIDIEIQNFIKVSYERAKTILTENRDKLELVAKTLLEVETLDAKQIDHLMKHGKLPDRIEDLEDTSDASDVKINIQRKTEEPSPLDEPGRPDLKKD from the coding sequence ATGAAACGGATCTTCCGAAATACGATCTTTTATTTACTCATATTTTTGGTTGTGATCGGAATCGTTAGTACCTTTAACGGTCAAAATCCGAAAACAGAACCATTGACTTACACCAATTTCGTTTCGAAATTAGAAGCGGGAGACGTTAAGCAAATAACGGCAAAACCCGTGCGCGGTGTTTTTGAAGTAAAAGGACAGCTTAAAGGCGCTAAGAAAGACGAGTACTTTTTGACTCATGTTCCAAGCGAGTCAATTGATAAGATTACAGCAGCTGCAAAATCAAGCCAGACGGAATTTCAGCCTGCTGAAGAGACAAGCGGATGGGTGACTTTTTTCACCTCCATTATTCCATTTGTTATCATCTTCATTCTTTTCTTCTTCCTGCTTAACCAGGCTCAGGGCGGCGGAAGCCGTGTCATGAACTTCGGCAAAAGCAAAGCGAAGCTGTACAGCGAAGAAAAGAAAAAGGTTAAATTTAAAGATGTGGCAGGAGCAGATGAAGAAAAGCAGGAGCTTGTGGAGGTCGTTGATTTCCTTAAAGATCCACGTAAATTCTCTGAACTCGGTGCAAGAATTCCTAAAGGTGTTCTCCTTGTGGGACCTCCGGGTACAGGTAAAACGCTTCTTGCACGTGCAGTAGCGGGAGAAGCCGGAGTGCCGTTTTTCTCCATAAGCGGTTCAGACTTCGTTGAAATGTTCGTTGGGGTCGGTGCATCACGTGTACGTGACCTGTTCGAAAATGCGAAAAAGAACGCACCATGTATTATCTTTATTGATGAAATTGATGCAGTTGGACGCCAGCGCGGAGCCGGTCTTGGCGGAGGCCATGATGAGCGCGAGCAAACGCTGAACCAATTGCTTGTAGAAATGGATGGTTTCAGTGCCAATGAAGGAATTATCATTGTCGCCGCTACCAACCGTGCTGATATTCTTGACCCGGCACTTCTTCGTCCGGGACGTTTTGACCGCCAGATTACAGTAGACCGTCCGGATGTAAAAGGACGCGAAGCGGTGCTGAAGGTTCATTCCCGCAATAAGCCTCTTGACAACTCTGTTGATTTGAAAGCTATTGCTATGAGAACACCAGGCTTCTCCGGAGCAGATCTTGAGAACCTGCTTAACGAGGCGGCACTTGTTGCTGCACGTACAAACAAGAAGAAAATCGACATGCTCGACATTGATGAAGCGACTGACCGGGTAATCGCAGGACCTGCGAAGAAAAGCCGTGTTATTTCTGAAAAAGAACGCAACATTGTCGCATACCATGAAGGCGGACATACCATTATCGGACATGTGCTTGATGAGGCTGAAATGGTACATAAAGTAACCATCGTCCCCCGCGGCCAGGCAGGCGGTTATGCCGTTATGCTTCCTAAGGAAGACCGTTACTTTATGACAAAACCAGAGCTTCTTGATAAAATTACCGGCCTTCTTGGAGGACGCGTGGCAGAGGAAATCGTATTCGGCGAAGTCAGCACAGGTGCTTCAAATGACTTCCAAAGAGCGACTGGCATCGCCCGCCGTATGGTTACAGAATTCGGTATGTCTGATAAGCTTGGACCGCTTCAGTTTGGCCAGTCCCAAGGACAAGTGTTCTTAGGCCGCGATATTAACAATGAGCCAAACTATAGTGATGCCATCGCTCATGAAATCGATATAGAGATTCAAAACTTTATTAAAGTGAGTTATGAGCGTGCAAAAACCATTCTTACAGAAAACCGAGATAAGCTTGAGCTTGTAGCGAAAACACTTCTCGAAGTAGAAACGCTTGATGCCAAGCAAATTGATCATCTGATGAAACACGGCAAGCTTCCAGATCGGATCGAGGATCTTGAAGATACAAGTGATGCTTCAGATGTAAAAATTAACATTCAGAGAAAGACAGAAGAACCATCTCCATTAGATGAACCTGGACGTCCGGACCTGAAAAAAGACTGA
- a CDS encoding type III pantothenate kinase, with amino-acid sequence MILVLDVGNTNTVIGVYEKEELNYHWRIETSRNKTEDEFGMLFTSLFEHVGISFKDFEGIIISSVVPPIMFSLERMCKKYFDIKPQVVGPGIKTGLNIKYENPREVGADRIVNAVAGIHLYGSPLIIVDFGTATTYCYINEDKQYMGGAIAPGVNISTEALYSRAAKLPRIEIARPETIIGKNTVSAMQSGILFGYVGQVEGIVRRMKEETGQNPKVIGTGGLAGLIANESNTIDIVDPFLTLKGLQLIYDRNQ; translated from the coding sequence TTGATTTTAGTATTGGATGTCGGGAATACAAATACAGTTATTGGTGTATATGAAAAAGAAGAGCTGAACTATCATTGGCGGATTGAAACAAGCCGTAATAAAACAGAAGATGAGTTTGGCATGCTGTTCACATCGCTTTTTGAGCATGTTGGAATTTCCTTTAAGGATTTTGAGGGAATCATCATTTCTTCTGTAGTTCCTCCTATCATGTTCTCACTTGAACGTATGTGCAAAAAGTACTTTGATATCAAACCCCAGGTTGTCGGACCGGGCATCAAAACCGGTTTGAATATTAAATATGAAAACCCGAGAGAAGTAGGGGCAGACCGGATTGTAAATGCGGTAGCGGGAATCCACCTCTACGGAAGTCCGCTGATCATCGTTGATTTCGGTACAGCTACTACTTATTGCTATATAAACGAGGATAAACAATATATGGGCGGAGCAATTGCGCCGGGAGTAAATATCTCAACGGAAGCGCTATATTCGAGAGCAGCCAAGCTTCCGAGGATTGAAATTGCAAGGCCTGAAACGATCATTGGCAAAAATACAGTGAGTGCGATGCAATCCGGTATTTTATTTGGCTATGTCGGCCAAGTCGAAGGAATTGTCAGAAGAATGAAGGAGGAAACCGGCCAGAATCCAAAGGTCATCGGTACTGGCGGTTTAGCAGGTCTAATTGCGAATGAATCCAATACGATTGATATCGTGGATCCTTTCTTAACCTTAAAAGGGCTGCAGCTTATTTACGACAGAAATCAATAA
- the hslO gene encoding Hsp33 family molecular chaperone HslO: MDYLVKALAYDGQVRAYAVKSTDTVAEGQRRHQTWPTASAALGRTLTAGIMLGTMLKGNDKLTIKVEGNGPLGPILVDANAKGEVRGYVTHPQTHFDLNKFGKLDVARAVGTEGMLTVVKDLGMREHFTGQVPIVSGELGEDFTYYLVSSEQVPSSVGVGVLVNPDNTILASGGFVVQLLPGAEEETITNIEERLTAMEPISKLIEKGLSPEQILDVVLGEGNVKILETLPVSFKCQCSKERFGSAIISLGTKEIDEMIEEDGQAEAQCHFCNEIYIFSKEELEELKAESK, encoded by the coding sequence ATGGATTACTTAGTAAAGGCATTGGCATATGATGGACAAGTCCGCGCATATGCCGTTAAATCAACCGATACCGTCGCAGAGGGCCAGAGAAGACATCAAACGTGGCCAACCGCTTCAGCTGCGCTGGGCAGAACACTTACAGCTGGCATCATGCTTGGAACGATGCTGAAAGGCAATGATAAACTAACAATCAAAGTGGAAGGGAACGGTCCGCTTGGTCCGATTCTTGTTGATGCGAATGCTAAAGGGGAAGTAAGAGGGTATGTTACCCACCCGCAGACTCACTTTGATTTGAATAAATTCGGTAAGCTTGACGTAGCCCGTGCTGTTGGTACAGAGGGAATGCTGACCGTTGTGAAGGATCTTGGCATGAGAGAGCACTTTACAGGACAGGTGCCGATTGTATCCGGAGAACTTGGCGAGGATTTCACGTATTATCTTGTTTCATCCGAACAGGTACCATCTTCTGTAGGAGTCGGTGTGCTTGTGAATCCGGATAATACAATTCTTGCATCTGGGGGATTTGTTGTTCAGCTCTTGCCGGGAGCAGAAGAAGAAACGATTACGAACATTGAAGAGCGGCTGACTGCGATGGAGCCGATTTCTAAGCTTATCGAAAAAGGATTGTCTCCAGAACAAATCCTGGATGTGGTCTTAGGAGAAGGAAATGTGAAGATCCTTGAAACCTTGCCCGTATCCTTTAAATGTCAATGTTCAAAAGAGCGATTTGGTTCAGCAATTATCAGTCTAGGCACGAAAGAGATCGATGAAATGATCGAGGAAGACGGCCAGGCGGAAGCTCAGTGCCATTTCTGCAACGAAATCTATATTTTTTCTAAAGAAGAGCTTGAAGAACTGAAAGCAGAATCTAAATAA